From Alkaliphilus flagellatus, the proteins below share one genomic window:
- the mfd gene encoding transcription-repair coupling factor produces the protein MNKGLLLAPMKNSMDYMQLLKNIKDAKKPIALYGLNETQKAHIAYGILDELRGQVCIVTYNEIEARQIYEDLKFYVGDRALFFPARDVMFYNMEATSEGIQEERMRAIERIIEGEDCIVVTSIDTFLLRLPPPNSYTKNQIIFNVGETVDLAKVIEIFVLQGYERMDIVEERGQFSIRGDIIDIFPGSAEAPLRIELFGDEIDSIRKFQVDTQRSMDKVDSVKVYAAKETTIEAFNSEEVIAKLHEDYKIINKKLDKEAKKILKEKIDETIEKLKELGNFKGIEKFLPYIYEKSTSLLNYFPEEAVFLLDEPSRLREKAEGHIEEFRESFKVLMERGEVLPSQGKLLLSYNEIIGELQKYKLVALSLLPKAIIDFPPKEIINFDTRPMQSFHGKIDFLVNEIQRLQYKGYKIALVPGTKERALRLLELLKDRGINAEFVVTPREDLVTGQVIILQGNLRRGFEYVKNKYVLITDYEIYGVHKQQRKTTKRKDASPIKSFIDLNVGDYVVHEGHGIGKYIGIEELKVEGVKKDYLKIRYSGEGFLYVPTDQMDLIQKYIGSDDAPPKLNKLGGTEWAKTKTKVKKAIEDMAGDLLKLYAEREKTKGYAFSKDTEWQKQFEDLFPYEETPDQLRCIDEVKLDMERERAMDRLLCGDVGYGKTEVAIRAAFKAVADSKQVAFLVPTTILAQQHYNTFKQRFSGFPVNVEMLSRFKAPSAQKQILEDVRTGNVDILIGTHRLLSRDVQFKDLGLLIVDEEQRFGVKHKEALKQLKKSIDVLTLTATPIPRTLHMSMIGIRDMSVIEEPPEERFPVQTYVLSYSEAMVVDAITRELSRGGQVYYVYNRVQNIHQVANRLAQLVPQSRIAVGHGQMSERELEKIMLDYMNGEYDILVSTTIIETGLDISNVNTIIIHDADKLGLSQLYQLRGRVGRSYRQGYAYLMYEKDKVLSEVAEKRLKAIKEFTEFGSGFKIAMRDLEIRGAGNLLGGEQHGHMAAIGYDLYVKLLEETVGELRGEYSEKFEDTTIELNVNAYISEKYINNQSHKIEIYKKIASIRNIEDMYKIEEEIEDRFGDIPLSIRNLLLISYIKAMAKSLKVLAITQKDKDIRIQFKDGSMLKPEGIGNVLHKYNRKVTFNATAQPYFIYKVLTMDQYKMLTELKDIIEKISGFQAGTN, from the coding sequence CTGTATTGTAGTTACCTCTATAGATACATTTCTTTTAAGACTACCGCCTCCCAATTCCTATACTAAAAATCAAATAATCTTTAATGTAGGAGAAACTGTTGACTTAGCAAAGGTAATAGAAATATTTGTTCTTCAGGGTTATGAAAGAATGGATATAGTAGAAGAAAGAGGACAGTTTAGTATTAGAGGAGATATTATAGATATTTTCCCAGGTTCTGCGGAAGCACCTTTAAGAATCGAGTTATTTGGTGATGAAATAGATTCTATTCGCAAATTTCAAGTAGATACCCAAAGATCTATGGATAAGGTGGATTCCGTAAAAGTCTATGCGGCAAAGGAAACAACTATAGAAGCTTTTAACTCGGAAGAAGTAATTGCTAAATTGCATGAAGATTATAAAATAATTAACAAAAAGCTAGATAAAGAAGCTAAGAAAATACTAAAAGAAAAGATTGACGAAACAATAGAAAAATTAAAAGAACTAGGTAATTTCAAAGGGATAGAGAAGTTTTTACCCTATATATATGAAAAATCAACTTCTCTTTTAAACTATTTTCCAGAAGAAGCAGTTTTTCTACTAGATGAACCAAGTCGTTTAAGAGAAAAAGCTGAGGGGCATATAGAAGAATTTCGTGAAAGTTTCAAAGTCCTTATGGAAAGAGGAGAAGTGCTTCCAAGCCAAGGTAAGCTTCTACTTTCCTATAATGAGATAATAGGTGAGTTGCAGAAATACAAATTGGTTGCATTAAGTTTATTACCTAAGGCCATTATAGATTTTCCACCTAAGGAAATTATTAATTTCGATACAAGGCCTATGCAATCCTTCCATGGTAAAATTGACTTCCTAGTAAATGAGATACAACGACTACAGTATAAAGGCTATAAAATAGCATTGGTCCCTGGTACAAAAGAGAGGGCACTTAGACTACTAGAACTTTTAAAAGATAGGGGAATAAATGCAGAGTTTGTTGTAACCCCTAGAGAAGATCTAGTTACAGGCCAGGTGATCATTTTACAGGGTAATTTGCGTAGGGGCTTCGAGTATGTAAAAAATAAGTATGTACTTATAACAGATTATGAAATTTATGGAGTCCATAAACAGCAGAGAAAAACAACCAAGAGAAAAGATGCTTCTCCAATTAAATCATTTATAGACTTAAATGTAGGAGACTATGTAGTGCATGAAGGTCATGGTATTGGAAAGTATATTGGAATAGAAGAGCTTAAAGTAGAGGGAGTAAAAAAGGACTATTTAAAAATTCGTTATTCAGGTGAAGGATTTCTATATGTACCTACAGATCAAATGGATCTTATTCAAAAATATATTGGAAGCGATGATGCACCACCAAAACTAAATAAGCTAGGTGGTACAGAATGGGCTAAAACAAAGACAAAAGTTAAAAAGGCTATAGAAGATATGGCAGGGGATTTGTTGAAGCTCTATGCAGAGAGAGAAAAGACAAAGGGGTATGCATTTAGCAAGGATACAGAATGGCAAAAACAATTTGAAGACCTCTTTCCCTACGAAGAAACTCCAGATCAGCTAAGATGTATCGATGAAGTAAAATTAGATATGGAACGAGAGAGAGCTATGGATCGTCTACTATGTGGAGATGTGGGTTACGGTAAGACGGAAGTAGCTATTCGTGCTGCCTTTAAGGCCGTAGCAGATAGTAAGCAGGTAGCATTTTTAGTACCTACAACTATTTTGGCACAGCAGCATTATAATACATTTAAACAAAGATTTTCAGGCTTCCCTGTAAATGTGGAAATGCTTAGTCGATTTAAGGCTCCTTCAGCACAAAAACAAATTTTAGAGGATGTGAGAACTGGAAACGTAGATATTCTTATTGGAACCCATAGACTATTATCTAGGGATGTACAATTTAAGGATTTAGGACTTCTTATAGTGGACGAAGAGCAGCGTTTTGGTGTAAAGCATAAGGAAGCTTTAAAACAGTTAAAAAAATCTATAGACGTGTTAACATTAACTGCTACACCAATACCTAGAACCTTGCATATGTCTATGATTGGTATACGAGATATGAGTGTTATTGAAGAGCCACCAGAGGAGCGATTTCCTGTCCAAACTTATGTACTTTCATATAGTGAGGCTATGGTTGTAGATGCAATTACAAGAGAGCTATCTAGAGGTGGCCAGGTATATTACGTATATAATAGAGTACAAAATATCCACCAAGTAGCCAATAGACTGGCACAGTTAGTACCTCAAAGTAGAATTGCTGTAGGACATGGGCAAATGTCAGAGAGGGAATTAGAAAAAATAATGCTAGATTATATGAATGGAGAATACGATATATTGGTAAGTACAACCATTATAGAAACGGGACTCGATATTTCCAATGTTAATACAATAATAATTCACGATGCAGACAAGTTAGGGCTTTCTCAGCTATATCAGCTACGGGGAAGGGTAGGTAGATCCTATAGACAGGGGTATGCTTATTTGATGTATGAAAAAGACAAAGTACTTTCTGAAGTAGCAGAAAAACGACTTAAAGCTATTAAAGAATTTACTGAATTTGGATCAGGATTTAAAATAGCTATGCGAGATCTTGAAATACGTGGTGCAGGTAATCTTCTTGGTGGAGAACAGCATGGGCATATGGCTGCAATAGGATATGACTTGTATGTTAAGCTTCTAGAGGAAACGGTGGGAGAATTAAGGGGAGAATATTCCGAAAAGTTCGAAGACACTACTATAGAGCTTAACGTAAACGCATATATTTCAGAAAAATATATTAATAACCAAAGTCACAAAATAGAAATATACAAAAAAATTGCATCCATACGAAATATAGAAGATATGTATAAAATAGAAGAGGAAATTGAAGATCGTTTTGGAGATATACCTTTAAGCATACGTAATCTTCTCCTAATTTCATATATTAAAGCTATGGCGAAATCCTTAAAAGTTTTAGCTATTACCCAAAAAGATAAGGATATTCGTATTCAATTTAAGGACGGTAGTATGCTAAAACCAGAGGGTATCGGAAATGTACTCCACAAATATAATAGGAAAGTAACTTTTAATGCCACAGCTCAGCCATATTTTATTTATAAAGTACTTACAATGGACCAATACAAGATGTTAACAGAGCTAAAGGATATTATAGAAAAAATTAGTGGTTTTCAAGCTGGTACAAATTAG
- the yabQ gene encoding spore cortex biosynthesis protein YabQ, translated as MIKLTIYSILQESYILLATIYGGILIGFMYDIYRIFRGLFRPKKMATMIQDLIFWCIISIVAFYVLIFSNQGAIRFYNFLGFILGSIFYQGLLSKLIIKSLVFLLKTIKNFIYDLYQVLKYPFDVVLCLITGPCSYCKTKAKPVYYKARRVGRLPANIIKDTKKTLATYFKKK; from the coding sequence GTGATAAAATTGACTATATATTCAATATTACAAGAGAGCTATATATTACTTGCTACTATCTATGGAGGTATACTAATAGGGTTTATGTACGATATATATCGTATATTTAGAGGATTATTTCGGCCTAAAAAAATGGCTACCATGATACAGGATCTAATATTTTGGTGCATTATTTCCATTGTGGCATTTTACGTACTTATATTTAGTAACCAAGGAGCGATACGCTTTTACAACTTTTTAGGATTTATACTTGGATCAATTTTTTATCAAGGTTTATTAAGTAAATTGATAATAAAAAGTTTAGTATTTTTATTAAAAACTATAAAAAATTTTATATATGACCTTTATCAGGTCCTTAAATATCCATTCGATGTCGTACTATGTCTAATAACAGGACCTTGTTCTTATTGTAAAACAAAGGCAAAACCAGTATACTATAAAGCAAGAAGAGTTGGAAGATTGCCAGCTAATATTATTAAGGATACTAAAAAAACACTTGCAACATACTTTAAAAAGAAATAG
- a CDS encoding RNA-binding S4 domain-containing protein codes for MRLDKYLKNSRIIKRRTIAKEACEGGRVSINGKVAKPSMEVEVGDIIEIRFGDKTLKAEITNIAEHVTKDSAKEMFVIID; via the coding sequence ATGAGATTAGATAAATATTTAAAAAACTCAAGAATTATTAAAAGAAGAACTATAGCTAAAGAAGCCTGCGAAGGTGGTAGAGTGTCTATTAATGGTAAAGTAGCTAAGCCTAGTATGGAGGTTGAGGTAGGAGACATCATTGAAATTAGATTTGGAGATAAAACCTTAAAGGCAGAGATTACTAATATTGCTGAACATGTAACCAAGGATTCAGCTAAGGAAATGTTTGTTATTATTGATTAA
- a CDS encoding S1 domain-containing RNA-binding protein, with the protein MPAQVGAILDGTVSGITNFGAFIDLGEGKTGLVHISEVADDYVKNIHDYLKTQQKVRVKVLSIESNGKISLSIKQAALPKKKSIKPATVDWNNPTEKQPVMSFEDKLSRFLKDSEEKMSSIKSKGKDGRRGNGYSGKKLRD; encoded by the coding sequence ATGCCGGCACAGGTAGGAGCTATATTAGATGGCACGGTTTCAGGTATTACAAACTTCGGTGCCTTTATTGATCTAGGAGAAGGAAAAACAGGACTGGTTCATATTTCTGAAGTAGCAGATGACTATGTAAAAAATATTCATGACTACTTAAAGACCCAGCAAAAAGTTAGAGTAAAGGTATTATCCATTGAATCCAATGGTAAAATTAGCTTGTCTATCAAACAGGCAGCTTTACCAAAAAAGAAAAGCATAAAGCCTGCAACAGTGGATTGGAATAATCCTACAGAAAAACAACCCGTAATGTCCTTTGAAGATAAACTAAGTAGGTTTTTAAAAGATAGCGAAGAAAAAATGTCTTCAATCAAATCAAAGGGTAAAGACGGTAGACGTGGCAACGGCTATAGTGGTAAAAAATTAAGAGACTAG
- a CDS encoding FtsB family cell division protein codes for MAKSKRRRNYGKLIIRVIFVFAIFYVTSTFYDQYKEMKYLNAREEALTGNLKVLQKDIKSLNDQIENSNTDEYIEKIAREHLKMVKKDEMIFIDLGKAVK; via the coding sequence ATGGCAAAATCTAAAAGGAGAAGAAACTATGGCAAACTTATAATTAGGGTAATATTTGTTTTTGCTATTTTCTATGTTACTTCTACCTTTTATGATCAGTATAAAGAGATGAAATATTTAAATGCCCGCGAAGAAGCCTTAACAGGAAACCTTAAAGTATTACAAAAAGACATTAAGTCCCTTAATGATCAGATAGAAAACAGCAACACAGATGAGTATATAGAGAAGATTGCCCGAGAACATTTAAAGATGGTAAAAAAGGATGAGATGATTTTCATAGATTTGGGAAAAGCAGTTAAATAA
- a CDS encoding MazG family protein, with translation MGKITIVGLGPGGKEHLTIAIYEAMKKHNNIYLRTEKHPVVSYLNQEGINFKTFDYAYDIYEDFHEVYEHIASRVLEEAKKGDILYAVPGHPYVAESTVQLIVEGCKREGIERVVYPAMSFVDAMFMALEIDPVDGFQLVDGLQLEEQKPDPNMDNIITQVYDPFIASEIKLKLMNHYDDEQEIYVVKAAGVPDLQKIVKIPLFELDRLDWIDYLTTIFIKKVENCEKKYYNMNNLVQIMERLRSKEGCPWDIKQTHQSLKPYLIEESNEVLEAIDEEDDSSLEEELGDVLLQVIFHSQIAKERGAFQIEDVIRGICEKLIFRHPHVFGGQSADTVEDVAKIWAEQKMKEKHMKNK, from the coding sequence ATGGGCAAAATTACAATAGTAGGATTAGGTCCAGGGGGAAAAGAACACTTAACTATAGCTATATATGAAGCAATGAAAAAACATAATAATATATATTTGCGTACAGAAAAACATCCGGTAGTTTCATATTTAAATCAAGAAGGTATAAATTTCAAAACATTTGATTATGCTTATGATATATACGAGGATTTTCACGAAGTTTATGAACATATAGCTAGTAGGGTACTAGAAGAAGCTAAAAAAGGAGATATACTATATGCAGTACCAGGACATCCCTACGTGGCAGAAAGTACAGTACAGCTAATTGTAGAAGGATGTAAGAGGGAAGGAATAGAGAGAGTAGTATATCCAGCTATGAGCTTTGTAGATGCTATGTTTATGGCATTAGAAATAGATCCTGTAGATGGATTCCAATTAGTAGATGGCCTTCAGCTTGAGGAGCAAAAGCCAGATCCTAATATGGATAATATAATTACACAAGTGTATGATCCTTTTATCGCATCAGAAATAAAACTAAAGTTAATGAACCACTATGATGACGAGCAAGAAATATATGTTGTAAAGGCTGCAGGAGTACCCGATTTACAAAAAATAGTAAAAATTCCCCTTTTTGAACTGGATAGACTAGACTGGATAGACTATTTAACAACTATTTTTATAAAAAAGGTTGAAAACTGCGAAAAAAAATATTACAATATGAATAATTTAGTACAAATAATGGAAAGATTAAGAAGTAAAGAGGGATGCCCTTGGGATATAAAGCAGACACATCAAAGCCTAAAGCCTTATTTAATAGAAGAAAGCAATGAAGTATTAGAGGCTATAGACGAAGAAGATGATAGTTCTTTAGAAGAAGAGCTAGGGGATGTGCTTTTGCAGGTAATTTTTCATAGTCAAATAGCCAAGGAAAGAGGAGCATTTCAAATAGAGGATGTGATTCGAGGAATATGTGAAAAATTGATCTTTAGACACCCCCATGTTTTTGGTGGACAAAGTGCAGATACTGTAGAAGATGTTGCAAAAATATGGGCAGAGCAAAAGATGAAGGAAAAACATATGAAAAACAAATAA
- the spoVT gene encoding stage V sporulation protein T, with protein sequence MKATGIVRRIDDLGRVVIPKEIRRTLRIREGDPLEIFTGRDGEVILKKYSPIGELSEFATEYAESLHEALQHNAIITDRDTIIAVSGVSKKDYLEKRVSKSLEKIMEERETFVANQGDRMITFAIDESDEGKYTAQVIAPIVTHGDPIGTVILCSKDKGVTMGEVEKKIATTAAAFLSKQME encoded by the coding sequence TTGAAAGCAACTGGTATAGTAAGAAGAATAGATGATCTGGGAAGAGTGGTTATTCCTAAGGAAATTAGAAGAACACTTAGAATTCGAGAAGGTGACCCTCTAGAAATTTTTACTGGGAGGGATGGGGAAGTAATTTTAAAGAAATATTCCCCAATTGGAGAGTTAAGCGAATTTGCCACAGAATATGCCGAATCCCTTCATGAAGCATTACAACATAATGCCATAATAACTGATAGAGATACAATTATAGCTGTATCTGGTGTATCAAAAAAAGATTACTTAGAAAAAAGAGTTAGTAAGTCTTTGGAAAAAATTATGGAAGAAAGAGAAACATTTGTTGCTAATCAAGGTGATAGAATGATAACCTTTGCAATAGATGAGAGCGACGAAGGAAAATATACTGCACAAGTTATAGCACCAATTGTTACCCATGGCGATCCTATAGGCACTGTTATATTATGCTCTAAGGATAAAGGGGTAACTATGGGAGAAGTTGAAAAGAAAATAGCTACAACAGCCGCTGCTTTTCTATCCAAACAAATGGAATAA
- a CDS encoding peptidylprolyl isomerase translates to MTFNMKNKLTVLVAALLIMAIVVTGCSKTPALGDGEVAIVGSTRVSEEEYNRLLDYYLSIARAQYNLTDDMLNTDEGTGMTLLDTLKTNVLDIIVLTEVIATKAEENNITVDEAELKELYEQNHLKMMEEDEDYKKLIEENNLDETFIKDQMRKDLLGYKYKQFYLDKTEIADEAAKTFYDENSDIFHSEQVKAKHILLDDENTAKDIIKKLEAGEDFAELAKEHSTDPTAKENGGELGYFQKGEMVPEFEEAAFSLEIGKISEPVKSSFGYHIIIVEDKREENTEFEEAKDQIKTYLKELDYEKHMDEAIKKANVVKKEKL, encoded by the coding sequence TTGACATTTAATATGAAGAATAAGCTTACAGTATTGGTCGCCGCACTACTTATAATGGCTATAGTAGTTACTGGATGTTCTAAAACCCCAGCCCTAGGTGATGGAGAAGTGGCTATTGTTGGTAGTACAAGAGTTTCTGAAGAAGAGTATAATAGATTATTAGACTATTATTTATCAATAGCTCGTGCACAATATAATTTAACAGATGACATGTTAAACACAGATGAAGGTACAGGTATGACCCTATTAGATACATTAAAAACTAATGTGCTAGATATTATTGTTTTAACAGAAGTAATAGCTACAAAGGCAGAAGAAAATAATATTACAGTAGACGAAGCAGAACTTAAAGAACTATATGAACAAAATCACTTAAAAATGATGGAAGAAGATGAGGATTATAAAAAGCTTATTGAGGAGAACAATCTTGATGAGACATTTATAAAAGATCAAATGAGAAAAGATCTACTAGGCTATAAGTATAAACAATTTTATTTAGATAAAACAGAAATTGCTGATGAAGCTGCAAAAACATTCTACGATGAAAATAGTGATATTTTCCATTCGGAGCAAGTAAAAGCAAAGCATATTTTATTAGATGATGAAAATACAGCTAAAGATATTATTAAAAAGCTTGAGGCTGGAGAAGACTTTGCAGAGCTTGCAAAAGAACATTCTACAGATCCTACTGCAAAGGAAAATGGTGGAGAATTAGGATACTTCCAAAAGGGAGAAATGGTACCAGAATTTGAAGAAGCAGCTTTCTCATTAGAAATCGGAAAGATAAGTGAGCCAGTTAAATCAAGCTTTGGATACCATATTATTATAGTAGAAGATAAGAGAGAAGAAAATACAGAATTTGAAGAAGCAAAAGATCAAATTAAAACTTATCTTAAAGAATTAGACTATGAAAAACATATGGATGAAGCAATAAAGAAAGCAAATGTAGTTAAAAAAGAAAAATTATAG
- a CDS encoding SpoIID/LytB domain-containing protein, with amino-acid sequence MQIYKKLSLALTILLLIVSSVACQPAKKPGEKGRTPGKIQNVEDNVKKPPIPESINQGEGKEPRLKVYLTEGQKIKEMKFEDYVVGVLAGEMSNNFPAEALEAQAILARTFVMEFITEKGQSKYEGAHVSTDIEEAQAWNAGEVNERIIKAVANTRGQVLLADGEYVKAWFHAHAGGMTAAAKEGLGYEGAEPPYIQVVKSPDSPEAPPEDASWTATFTKGQIKEAMQKIGKTPGDFNSIEVVNRGPSGRATELKIGNETVQAAGFRVALDSTKMKSTKLESIKVTGDKVTMKGIGYGHGVGLSQWGAYNMAKEGKKAEDIINHYFKNVQIVKLWE; translated from the coding sequence ATGCAAATATATAAAAAATTAAGTTTAGCATTAACTATTTTATTACTTATAGTTTCATCCGTTGCATGTCAGCCAGCAAAAAAACCAGGAGAAAAAGGAAGAACACCTGGGAAAATACAAAATGTAGAAGATAATGTTAAGAAACCTCCTATTCCAGAGTCCATTAATCAAGGCGAAGGAAAGGAACCTCGACTTAAGGTATATCTTACTGAGGGTCAAAAAATTAAGGAAATGAAATTTGAAGACTATGTTGTTGGAGTACTGGCTGGAGAAATGAGTAATAATTTCCCGGCTGAAGCTTTAGAAGCTCAAGCCATATTAGCAAGAACCTTCGTTATGGAGTTTATTACAGAAAAGGGGCAATCTAAATATGAAGGTGCCCATGTTTCTACAGATATAGAAGAAGCTCAGGCTTGGAATGCGGGAGAAGTGAATGAAAGAATAATAAAAGCTGTTGCAAATACTAGGGGACAAGTGCTATTAGCTGATGGTGAGTATGTTAAGGCATGGTTTCATGCCCATGCTGGAGGAATGACAGCCGCTGCTAAAGAAGGACTAGGATATGAAGGTGCAGAACCTCCCTATATTCAAGTAGTTAAATCCCCAGATTCTCCAGAAGCTCCACCAGAAGATGCTAGCTGGACAGCTACATTTACCAAAGGACAAATAAAAGAGGCTATGCAAAAAATAGGAAAAACCCCAGGAGATTTTAATAGTATAGAGGTAGTAAATAGAGGACCTTCAGGTAGGGCTACAGAATTAAAAATAGGAAATGAAACAGTACAAGCAGCTGGATTTAGAGTAGCATTAGATAGTACTAAAATGAAATCAACTAAGCTAGAATCCATAAAAGTAACAGGAGATAAAGTAACTATGAAGGGCATAGGCTATGGCCATGGAGTAGGCCTGAGTCAATGGGGTGCTTATAATATGGCTAAAGAAGGTAAAAAGGCAGAAGACATTATTAATCATTACTTTAAAAATGTACAAATAGTTAAACTTTGGGAGTAG
- the yabP gene encoding sporulation protein YabP → MSALEERRSNKSRNHSIILENREKLSVSGVEHVNNFNSEMIILETVAGVLTIKGEELDVNKLNVEDGNVSISGTVYSIGYSDRESFGAKGAGFLGKMFR, encoded by the coding sequence GTGAGTGCATTGGAAGAAAGAAGATCGAATAAATCTCGAAACCATAGTATAATATTAGAAAACAGAGAAAAACTTAGCGTTTCAGGTGTAGAACACGTTAACAACTTTAATAGTGAAATGATAATACTAGAAACCGTAGCAGGAGTGTTAACTATTAAAGGAGAAGAATTAGATGTTAATAAGCTAAACGTAGAGGATGGAAATGTATCAATTAGTGGTACAGTATATTCCATAGGCTATAGTGATAGAGAAAGCTTTGGAGCAAAGGGAGCAGGATTTTTAGGAAAAATGTTTAGATAA
- a CDS encoding HU family DNA-binding protein, producing MKEELQMNKAELVAKMAEKAQLTKKDTELALNAFMESVEEALASGDKVQLVGFGTFEVRERKPRQGRNPRNPEQIIEIPASKAPVFKAGKTLKEQMNK from the coding sequence ATTAAGGAGGAATTACAAATGAATAAAGCTGAATTAGTTGCTAAAATGGCGGAGAAAGCTCAATTAACAAAGAAAGATACAGAACTTGCTTTAAATGCATTTATGGAAAGTGTAGAAGAGGCATTAGCATCTGGAGATAAAGTACAACTAGTAGGTTTTGGTACATTCGAAGTTAGAGAAAGAAAACCAAGACAAGGAAGAAACCCAAGAAACCCAGAGCAAATCATTGAAATCCCAGCTTCAAAAGCACCTGTATTTAAAGCAGGAAAAACTCTTAAAGAGCAAATGAACAAATAA
- a CDS encoding putative polysaccharide biosynthesis protein, with product MKKDTFLKGAFILGMAGILVKIVGAFFRIPLVNIIGSEGVGYYQVAYPIYTFLLSFSAAGFPTAISKLVSEKRARGNIRGGHRVFQVSFGILAVLGLVSFLVLGLGARFLVDHFIKSPSSYYSVLALAPALLFIPLMAAYRGYFQGLKDMTPTAVSQVIEQIGRVVLGLGLATFLLSRGTEYAAAGASFGATAGGIAGLITMLVIYFRQKNKIFSEFQPIEQYEEESVGTITKDLLRIALPITIGAAVLPLINMIDSMVVLRRLQAIGFSYEQANSLFGQLTGMAVTLIQLPPVLTAALSMSIVPVIAESMVKNEIKSVQSDIKSAFRVSLLIGLPSFVGLAVLSTPIMTMLFPKEPASAGQVLLFLSFATLSLSLVQTLTGILQGVGKPEIPVRNLLIGALSKLVVTYTLAGIPWLNVKGAALGTVTAYTVATILNFIAVKKYTKVKFEFVQFALKPIISVGIMGVVVYLAYSIVYPILGNTLSTAISIAVGGTIYGLMLLITGTIVEEDFALLPKGDKLAKVLRKAKLLK from the coding sequence ATGAAAAAAGATACCTTTCTAAAAGGTGCATTTATTTTGGGGATGGCTGGAATTTTAGTTAAAATAGTAGGAGCATTTTTTAGAATACCACTTGTAAATATTATAGGTTCAGAAGGTGTAGGGTATTACCAGGTGGCATATCCTATATATACATTTTTATTATCATTTTCAGCAGCAGGATTTCCAACGGCAATTTCAAAGCTAGTTTCAGAAAAAAGAGCTAGAGGGAATATAAGAGGAGGCCATAGAGTTTTTCAAGTTTCCTTCGGTATTTTAGCTGTGTTAGGTCTAGTAAGCTTCTTGGTTTTAGGCCTAGGTGCACGCTTTTTAGTTGATCACTTTATTAAAAGTCCAAGCTCATATTATTCTGTACTTGCACTAGCCCCAGCCCTATTATTTATACCATTGATGGCAGCCTATAGAGGCTATTTTCAAGGGCTAAAAGATATGACTCCTACTGCTGTTTCACAAGTAATAGAGCAGATAGGAAGGGTAGTACTAGGTTTAGGTTTAGCTACTTTCCTATTAAGTCGTGGAACTGAATATGCAGCGGCTGGTGCTTCCTTTGGAGCTACCGCTGGAGGTATTGCAGGATTAATAACTATGCTTGTTATATATTTTAGACAGAAGAATAAGATCTTTTCAGAATTTCAACCTATAGAACAATATGAAGAAGAATCTGTAGGTACAATAACTAAAGACTTATTAAGAATTGCACTGCCTATTACTATCGGAGCAGCTGTGCTGCCTTTAATCAATATGATAGACTCAATGGTTGTACTAAGAAGACTTCAAGCTATTGGTTTTAGCTATGAGCAGGCAAATAGTCTTTTTGGTCAGTTAACTGGTATGGCTGTTACATTAATTCAACTTCCACCAGTATTAACTGCGGCATTATCAATGAGTATTGTACCAGTTATTGCAGAATCTATGGTTAAAAATGAGATTAAGTCTGTACAAAGTGATATAAAATCAGCATTTCGTGTATCTTTACTAATTGGGCTTCCATCTTTTGTAGGATTAGCTGTACTATCAACTCCAATTATGACTATGCTTTTCCCTAAAGAGCCTGCTTCCGCCGGACAAGTTTTATTATTTTTATCCTTTGCAACATTATCATTATCATTGGTTCAAACATTAACTGGCATACTGCAGGGTGTCGGTAAGCCAGAAATCCCTGTTCGTAATCTTCTGATTGGTGCTCTTTCAAAGCTAGTTGTAACTTATACTCTAGCAGGTATTCCTTGGCTAAATGTAAAAGGTGCGGCTTTAGGAACAGTAACTGCTTACACAGTTGCAACTATATTAAACTTTATTGCGGTTAAAAAGTATACAAAGGTTAAGTTCGAATTTGTTCAATTTGCATTAAAGCCTATTATTTCTGTAGGTATTATGGGGGTAGTTGTGTATTTAGCCTACAGCATTGTATATCCTATATTAGGAAACACTCTATCTACTGCTATTTCCATTGCTGTAGGTGGTACAATTTACGGATTAATGCTTCTTATTACGGGAACAATTGTAGAAGAGGACTTTGCTCTTTTACCTAAAGGGGATAAGTTAGCTAAGGTTCTTAGAAAAGCTAAGTTGCTTAAATAG